In Danio aesculapii chromosome 8, fDanAes4.1, whole genome shotgun sequence, the genomic stretch attaattactGGACATAAATTTAACATTATGGCATATTTCCCCTGGATCACACAGCGCTACTTATCCACTCAGTTAATATCtatctattatttatatttaccatAATTTGATCTGAGTTAATGTAAAATGAATTACTAGATGTAAACTTGTCCTGGCAGAAGCTGCCGTCCTCCATTTTCAGCTGGACACGGACTCTTCCTCTAAACTGCACGTCTCTGTTCCATTCGCGCGGATACATACTATTCTGGAAgagcaaaacatttattataattatgataCATTATTATTTCACTCAAACAGCACACTCACGACTGAAGACACAataatttgccctcctgtgaaacttaagcttttttttcagcacatttttgaaaataatagttttcatttCTTTGATCATCATgattaaatgcatgtaaaaatattatatatataatataatatatatttttaaagtttttatttatgatttttcatttttgttacaGAACAACCCCTTTCCCAACTATTTAACCTCTTACATAtgaggaaagaaaaaaataatgatataaaaatgtaaaaaattaaataagaaaaataatactgAACAAATAAAGAGTACCGCCATCATAAGTACCTTTTAGGGAACAATATTTTTGATAGAGATAAAAAAGGaaatacataataaattaaataaatgaaaaatattttctacagggtctattgcatttttttttacaattttttaaagaaataaaataaataaataagttgaacaaaagaatgaataataaaatatttcttatggagctaataatagttttacaatattttcaatagtaataaaaagcaaaaaattaaatgaatgaaaacatttatttcttaAGGCCgcaaattatgtattatttacaatattttttaaaatagaaatcaaaaagaaaatacataataaattaaatgaataaaaaaatatatttccttaGGGGGCTGTtcaatttttttccaatttttttttaataggaataaaaaattgaatgaatgaatgaaaatatttcataaaagatattaataatacaataacattaatattataatattattataaaatttaccTTAgcaattagttatttattttttttatttcatacaaaCTATAGGAAAAGGCTTTCTCCAGATGAAGAATATAATAGGAAACACCTAAAATGAATGTGAAAATGACCTTGCTatgttaaacagcactttaatttaaaaaataaataaataaaagaattacaatttattgaaatatttaaaaaataattaaaacttcaCCGAAGGGCAAATAATAATTGTGTCTTcagctgttaataataatatccaGACCTCCACGTGAACATTGAGACCAGCAGCAGAGAGAACGCCCTGAATCTCAGCACACGTCGGGTTCTCCAccgcctgaaacacacacacacagagagagagagagatgacatAAACAGCTATATAGATGTATTACCTAcagtttaatttaacttaaaatagtCTGGCTTTTATTtatccatgttaagctgctttgatacaatctacaacattgtttttcttctttatttcttttgcactctctacacacacacacacacacacacacacacacacacacaccttctctGTAGGTATTCTTCTGCCTTCTGCTAATGTCTTCTTACTGTTGATGTACGCTGGATAAATGCACAAAAACCTGCAGGAGAAAACACACATTCAGTGTTCAGTGAACATCGTTAGGGAGCTTTTAGAGACAGAACAAAACTTTGCATTTACATTTCAATACATTGTTAATACAATATACCTTCAAAACACACATTATTTCAGATTTCTtataatggttttattttaaaggggcagttcacccaaaaatataaattctgtcataatttccTTGTTCTTTGCTTGTTCCAAACCCGAGTCTCTGAAGATGAAGAAACAGCCACAGACTTctatatagtattttttgttcctactactGATGTCAGCGCCTGCTTTTTTCCCCCAGAATATTtagttttgtgttcagcagaagaaaaagtTTACAAATGCTTCtgttaaattgaaattaaatggaACTGGTATTTTaggagtgaactgtctctttaagagatatttaaaaattattttggagCAGGCATGTCTAGAGTAACGTTAATGTCAAAAATATTTCGTCAAGTTTCAGACTTATTCGGTTTCTAGACCAACTTTTGTTGATAAATGTGTAATATTTTGACAGACACTGATCACTTTTTTATTGGAAAGTGAATGTTTATACAAGAAGACTAAATGtagttcattttaaacattttgaaagtAATATTCATGTTGATTTGATTGAAATAAACATGCAGGTTTCAAATATAGAGACTCTTTGTGAACAATTACGAGGACTTTTCCAGCTGCATTCAGTCCAATAATATTGGTTATAgatcaatagatggatggatgaatgaatggatagataaataTAACATTCTTTAAGAACTTTCACATTCACTGATCAAGATACAACATTGTTTTATCACAGAAGACTCTAATGCTTCCTTTACACTATAAATACCGTTAAAACTGATACAAACAATCacattttaaccattaaaaccaCATAAAATGGTTTCTAGTGCATGTTTGGcacatatttatttgatatttattggTTTTAACACGACACCAATATACAAGACCCACTGGATCAATAcagtttccattaaaaccaataCAATGTCAATAACAAATCCTATGATGGGTTGTTTTTAGCTTTTCCAGCAGCCTATCCGCTTCAAATATTAACTGATTTATAGTTTAGCGATTGTGCAGGTCGAAAAAGACTGAGATGTGACCACATGAAACAGATTTTAAACGCATTAGACGTgttaaaacattaattttcagCTTCAGAGGTAAACAGAGTCTCAGATGTGGTAAATATGTCAACACAGAATCGACTGCTGGATGAAACTCCGCGTCTCCCGTTACTGACCGTTCTTTATCCGCCGGATTTGTCGTTAAATACGCCATAACCTCCTCTGTTTTCTAGTTTAATCGCTGTTTGCGAAGCACACGTTTGATTCTGAAGCCACTGCAAGGCAAACTCTGATGACGAGTTTCTGTGACCGGTCACTTCCGACGCCTGGAACTTCAACTTCCGCTGTGATGGCGCCGCCTGTCGTTATAGTTAGCGGTGTTAGCATGTAGCATGTTTACTTTAAAGAAACCAGAAAAAGACGTAAATATGTTCATAAACACGATGAAATATGTCACAGGAGGTGAAGGTGAGTGGAAGAGCAGGTGACCGGTGAAGTGAgtaattgatttattcattaGCTGATTAAATAATGGACTGTCAGACACttttataaacaaacacacacacacacacacacacatacacacctgcgAGTGATTTCAGCTCCTCtgtatgtttaattgtattgtaatacatttagatcattaaaAATTCACATTAGATTGCACATTAGCACGTGTTTTAATTATACATATTATGAATGCTGTGTTGTTTGTTGTcggttaaaacaaaacaaaaacatctgcAAAACAAACACTATTGTTTGTATTTTGATTAACGTTAAATGCGTCCAGACAGTTTCTTGTTCACGTTCAGAACTTAATCTGTATATAAAAAATGCTCCACATACAGGTTTAATCGATATTGTAATGGTGTTGTTTAGCTCGTTGTGTATGTAACACTATCAGTTTAATGCTAAACTTggtgaaaataatgtttaatggctgaatttgggtaaaaaatgtgaaattttattATTGAGATGGCTGTTTTCTATGTAAATATCTGGTAAAGGGTCATTCATAGTTGTCATGTAAAGCTGGATTATCAGCAtcattatttatttgctgtttaaATAGGTACATATATTGCAGATAATGCACaaagtttttaataaattacttcCAAAGGCAATTCAAAGCATGAACAAGTATAATTTAAGAGGAATAAGTATGTTTATAAGGCAAGGGCATGAacttgtgttaaaaaaaagtggATATACTGTATGCCTGTCAAAAGGTAAATATATGGAATAAATGTTATAACGGATTTCATATTTTTTGCTAATTTGACTTTGCTAATTTAAGAAAATGTACAactatgaaattataaataattgtattagTACTCAGTacttttacaataattatatgacaataaaagtgatttgatttagtCGGTACCAATAGCCTAGTTgttaagtgtgccgacatatagcaccataaTGCTCagggcgacccgagtttgattcctggctcgaggtcctatgcccaTCCTtcacctctctctgctcccaatgctttcctgtctgtcttccatactatcctatcccaataaaaggtgaaaaacccctaaaaaagtgatttgatttggattatttaaaaaactgaatgttTAGTCAGACTAGGCATGagtcagtataagattctgactgtatgataaccttggataaaaatatcacgatttcacggtattgtgatcactgctctaaaataaattctttttaaatgtctgggtaaaaaacaaaaacccctttatcccctttgaaaacaatatatccTATTTCTTTAAAGATTTCTGatattttggagctgtaaacatgtcaggctatataattgaaatgaatcattgacttctgctgtcttcatcagtttcaaaaacacagatttctgtacaatttaaaacaacatctttggatatttttttctgttggagatactattctaaaaaacaaaagtaaatagaaaatctTACACGTACCTTAGggacggtattacagaaaattttggcggtatTAAAACCTTAATCCAAaatcgcggtataccttgaaaacggttatcatcccagaGTCAGACTATTGAAGTGTTTGATGAATTGTGCATTTCTGTAATCATGTATGTTTGTAATTATGTCTGTGCATTTTGGTATATGTTTAATCTATCTTTTTGATTTTGGATCAAATTTAGTGCGAAGTGTTGTTTATTAGTTATCAATTGTAGGTATAGTAAGAAAGGCTTTAGCCTGTGTTTTTGTTTAGTTACTAGTAAAATTGTTCTTTAGTTCTAagaaccaaaataaaaataactgaattgaattaaaaatgatttaattaaatttctgcacaaaaatgcttttttgcttatttctggtccaaatatctaaaaaaattcttaaatcaacatgcattttctggacaagtagaaaacaagtcaaaattaagtgagtttttcctttaaacaagctaaataatctgcagtGGGGTAAGaaaagtaatctttttttttaaaccaaaaactAATTGATTTTACTTACCCCCCTGGcagattcttttttaaatgtaaaactcatgtgaaaattcaactttacacaAAACCAttttgatcaaacaaatgcagccttTTTTGAAATagtaatgtattcatttattttcattgtgactgtgtgtttgtgtctgtccgtctgtctgtctgtttgtttgtctctGTGTGGGTGTTGTCaggatgtgcgtgtgtgtttccaTCCACTGTTGGAGGCCAGTGATGTGCTGGTGATCACACAGAGAGTCCTGCAGGATTTTCCCAGCAGAATCCCCCCAGAGTTCCGGCCCTGGTTCCCATCTGCATCCGACACACATCCACCAATCAGACCCCATAGACCCGCACCGCTGATCCCACATGAGGAGCCGCTGCGTCAGGGTGAAACGCAGAGCAGATCCAGAGCTGAGGAACAGAAATTCCAGCGCACGTGGTGTGTCATACAAGGTTATTAAgcttttacattattaaatacgTTTTCAAGTTCAAATTTTATTTctcacatacactacctgacaaaagtcttgtaggctatccaagttttaggagcagcagataataactggacttctagttgatcatttggtatcagaagtgtcttatatgaaaggcaaaggcctctagatgaggctgatttgagcacaatataatctgatcatgtcttgatgttgactgatttgattaggacagtaaggtctgactctgcttagactaaagtctgctcactgaaccttcaataatgtccagtatagaatatgtgctcatgctgcagtggaaacagaatgaatattgtgtctgactccatcatgagcttggaggactgcatccatacatctctgacatgactcaaatcactgattaataaagtcatctggaatggtgaagaaagccttcttgcaggactcccagagttcatcaagagtctttgtgttcatcttcaacgcctcctccttcatcttaccccagacgtgctcaataatgttcatgtctggtgactgggctggccgatcctggagcaccttgaccttctttgctttcaggagctttgatgtggaggctgaagtatgagaaggagcgctatcctgctggagaattgtccctctcctgtggtttgtaatgtaatgggcagcacaaatgtcttgatgcctcaggctgttgatgttgatcatccactctgcagatctctcgcacgcccccatactgaatgtagatcccaaaccatgatttctccttcaccaaacttgactgatttctatgagaatcttggctccatgcaggttccagtaggtcttctgcagtatttgtgatggttgggatgcagatcaacagatgattcttgGGAAAAATGCAACATCctccactttttcaaatgatcaactagaagtcaagttattatttattgctcttacaacttggatcgatgacaagacttttgtcaggtattgatCATAGTTACACGCTGTACAACGGTCACTATAGCAGAATAGACAAACCTTTGGTCTatttactatgtacttgcatcaaaatataaatattactgtgTGTAATgacatgcatatatttaaataaattataagtaCAATATAAAAGCATGTATTTACACAACAAGTAAATTGTAAAGAATGATTAATTTcaatgtaagtacatattagttaaggccacttaaaggAGACCTGttctgcccctttttacaagatgtaaaatgtgTCTCTGCTGTCtctgataagtgtgtgtgtatttgagtttgagctgagaacaacacacagataatgttttctacCTCTCTAAAATTGatcctttcaggctttgatcctgattatggtgttttggtgactgtcgctttaaatgcaaatgagattgtgctctttttcagaagagggcggagctacagacgcctgttcgacagatgtaaaacagcagtgtgtgtgttgtcaggtgtgcatgtgtatttccgtgtgagtgtgtgcttcatgcttctgtcagtctatgtcgctcctgtctctgttcatctaaaactccacatctataatcctgttagtctatgctgacattatcttcagcagctcaaacactctaatggctaatggacagacggctgcttctcactcagggctgctgtttatgctaatgagatggagagatgggcactagtgggcggagctttccccctctgatgacacgtacaaagggagaatgtcaatcaaagtgtttcattcatcaagtctgattataataaatacagttaATTACACACTgggatattcacacactgctgacacacaactgcgTTTAAACCTTTTATAACAGTGATTTTTGGACAGTAGATCTCCTTAAAGTGGGAcaatattaactaatgcaaccttaaaGTAAAGTGTGATGATTTTAGTTTTGCTGTACTAAAATACCTGCAATGTTCTCGCAGACAGAAACGCTCCTCTGCAAACCACACAGTCCTTTTCACGGCTCTTCCGGATGACCATAGAGAAACACAAACTGCATCTGCGGCAGAGAGTACGCTGGGCGCTGAGCGAGAGGAACTGTGCAGGACTGGAGGACCTCTGGGTGGGCATAAACAGAGCTGTCAGACACTCCCGTATGCCAACCTGCAACGCAAACTTCCAGAGGGCCCTGGCGCAGATATGGCTGTACTGCGACGTGCTGTACTGCGAATACATCGGCAACTTCTTGAAGCAGGAGTTCCAGCTTTCAGGCCAGATCACTTTATCTGTTCATAAACTGGGAgacattattaaattataaatcactggctttatatttttaaatgttttttaacttttttaacacTGTAAAATACGCTTTTTTGCTGAAAGTCATGCAGACTTGTGAGATGAAAAGTGaaaattatcttatttattttatattattctgggatgctgaaattaaatgaaatattatttaacatcACTGAATATTTCAAGCAAAgagtataaaaattaaaaagtgtatgaaatattatttaacattaatcaCAAAACtcttgcagtgcaaaaaaagcttgtTGTCCTGCTTTACTTGATTATATCAGCAATTTCTTGAAGCATACAATGTTTTCTTTATATTCTTATCACATACTTAAAGTCAGTCTTGTGAGATAAAGTGAAAAtgatcttttatatttatatattcttggAATTATTCAGCgataatgaaatataatacaacATCACTGGATCAGCAATAATAAAACTCTAtttttgtggtttatttttaattgcaGTGCAAAACAGTGCTTCCTGTCCTCCTTTACTTCATTATATCAGCGACGTTTAGAAGCAGGAGTTCCAGCTTTCAGGCCAGATCACATTATCTGTTAATAAAATGGGAGaccttattaaattataaatgattgtctttttagttttaatacatgTTAAACAGCGTCAAAATAGGTTTTTTACTTGAAGATAAAGTCTAAATGATCtttttgattattatattatttggtgGAAATGTGTGGTGatgttaaaattaattttcaGTGACGTTTTGAAGCAGGAGTTCCAGCTCTGTTATGAAGATCTGTTCATAAAATGGTAGACCTCAATAAACTTTATTGTctttgtgtttttaatacaggcttgttaaacactgcaaaaacaatGCTTTTATTACTTAGagttaaggcaaggcaaggcaagtttatttatat encodes the following:
- the zgc:101664 gene encoding shieldin complex subunit 3, whose translation is MSQEVKDVRVCFHPLLEASDVLVITQRVLQDFPSRIPPEFRPWFPSASDTHPPIRPHRPAPLIPHEEPLRQGETQSRSRAEEQKFQRTWCVIQDRNAPLQTTQSFSRLFRMTIEKHKLHLRQRVRWALSERNCAGLEDLWVGINRAVRHSRMPTCNANFQRALAQIWLYCDVLYCEYIGNFLKQEFQLSGQITLSVHKLGDIIKL
- the srp19 gene encoding signal recognition particle 19 kDa protein yields the protein MAYLTTNPADKERFLCIYPAYINSKKTLAEGRRIPTEKAVENPTCAEIQGVLSAAGLNVHVENSMYPREWNRDVQFRGRVRVQLKMEDGSFCQDKFTSRKDVMFYVAEMIPKLKSRTQKSGGAEAGAQQGEGGKKGKKKKK